From Rhinopithecus roxellana isolate Shanxi Qingling chromosome 17, ASM756505v1, whole genome shotgun sequence, one genomic window encodes:
- the FBXL6 gene encoding F-box/LRR-repeat protein 6 isoform X4, translating into MAAPASRQVRRRARAAPRARSAEDWWWDRLAPSGSGYHLLPSDSMLLVLSEPGPARTRAQRRAVRRTPRQPTPGHAAAKPKATLRPDPAPSPVPAPTPEEGPDAGWGDRIPLEILVQIFGLLVAADGPMPFLGRAARVCRRWQEAASQPALWHTVTLSSPLAGRPAKGRVKAEKKLLASLEWLMPNRFSQLQRLTLIHWKSQVYPVLKVESTAVVSFLEEAGSRMRKLWLTYSSQTTAILGALLGSCCPQLQVLEVSTGINRNSIPLQLPVEALQKGCPQLQVLRLLNLMWLPKPLGRGVAPGPGFPSLEELCLASSTCNFVSNEVLGRLLHRSPNLRLLDLRGCARITPAGLQDLPCRELEQLHLGLYGTSDRLTLAKEGSPLLTQKWCHTLRELDLSGQGFSEKDLEQALAAFLSTPGGSHPALCSLNLRGTRVTPSTVSSVISSCPGLLYLNLESCRCLPRGLKRAYRGLEEVQWCLEQLLTSPLPS; encoded by the exons ATGGCTGCCCCGGCCTCCCGGCAGGTCCGGCGCAGAGCTCGGGCAGCGCCGCGGGCCCGCTCGGCCGAGGACTGGTGGTGGGACCGGCTGGCGCCGAGCGGCTCGGGGTACCACCTGCTTCCGTCCGACAGCATGCTGCTGGTGCTGTCCGAACCCGGACCCGCCCGGACCCGCGCACAGCGGCGCGCTGTCCGCCGCACTCCCCGGCAGCCGACCCCGGGCCACGCCGCGGCCAAGCCCAAGGCCACGCTCAGGCCCGACCCGGCGCCCTCGCCCGTACCCGCGCCCACGCCCGAGGAAGGGCCCGACGCGGGCTGGGGAGACCGCATTCCCTTGGAAATCCTGGTGCAGATTTTCGGGTTGTTGGTGGCGGCGGACGGGCCCATGCCCTTCCTCGGCAG GGCTGCGCGCGTGTGCCGCCGCTGGCAGGAGGCCGCTTCCCAACCCGCACTCTGGCACACCGTGACCCTGTCGTCCCCGCTGGCCGGCCGGCCTGCCAAGGGCAGGGTCAAGGCAGAGAAGAAGCTCCTTGCTTCCCTGGAGTGGCTTATGCCTAATCG GTTTTCACAGCTCCAGAGGCTGACCCTCATCCACTGGAAGTCTCAGGTATACCCCGTGCTGAAG GTGGAGTCCACAGCTGTGGTGAGCTTCTTGGAGGAGGCAGGGTCCCGAATGCGCAAGTTGTGGCTGACTTACAGCTCCCAGACGACAGCCATCCTGGGTGCACTGCTG GGCAGCTGCTGCCCCCAGCTCCAGGTCCTGGAGGTGAGCACCGGCATCAACCGTAACAGCATTCCCCTTCAGCTGCCTGTTGAGGCTCTGCAGAAAGGCTGCCCCCAGCTCCAG GTGCTGCGGCTGCTGAACCTGATGTGGCTGCCCAAGCCTCTGGGACGAGGGGTGGCTCCCGGACCAGGTTTCCCCAGCCTGGAGGAACTCTGCCTGGCAAGCTCAACCTGCAACTTTGTGAGCAACGAGGTCCTGGGCCGCCTACTCCACCGCTCTCCCAACTTGCGCTTACTGGATCTTCGTGGCTGTGCGCGCATTACGCCGGCTGGCCTTCAGGATCTGCCGTGTCGGG AGCTGGAGCAGCTGCATCTGGGCCTGTATGGCACGTCAGACCGGCTGACTCTAGCCAAGGAGGGCAGCCCCTTGTTGACTCAGAAGTGGTGCCATACACTGCGAGAACTGGACTTGAGCGGCCAGGGTTTCAGTGAGAAGGACCTGGAGCAGGCCCTGGCTGCCTTCTTAAGCACCCCTGGGGGCTCACACCCAGCCCTGTGCTCTCTTAACCTCAGGGGCACCCGGGTCACACCCAGCACAGTCAG CTCTGTGATCAGCAGCTGCCCAGGCCTGCTCTACCTCAACCTGGAGTCCTGCCGCTGCCTTCCCCGGGGTCTGAAGCGGGCCTACCGGGGCCTGGAGGAAGTCCAGTGGTGTCTGGAGCAGCTGCTCACCAGCCCCTTGCCCAGCTAG
- the FBXL6 gene encoding F-box/LRR-repeat protein 6 isoform X2: MAAPASRQVRRRARAAPRARSAEDWWWDRLAPSGSGYHLLPSDSMLLVLSEPGPARTRAQRRAVRRTPRQPTPGHAAAKPKATLRPDPAPSPVPAPTPEEGPDAGWGDRIPLEILVQIFGLLVAADGPMPFLGRAARVCRRWQEAASQPALWHTVTLSSPLAGRPAKGRVKAEKKLLASLEWLMPNRFSQLQRLTLIHWKSQVYPVLKLVGESCPRLTFLKLSGCHGVTADALVMLAKACCQLHSLDLQHSMVESTAVVSFLEEAGSRMRKLWLTYSSQTTAILGALLGSCCPQLQVLEVLRLLNLMWLPKPLGRGVAPGPGFPSLEELCLASSTCNFVSNEVLGRLLHRSPNLRLLDLRGCARITPAGLQDLPCRELEQLHLGLYGTSDRLTLAKEGSPLLTQKWCHTLRELDLSGQGFSEKDLEQALAAFLSTPGGSHPALCSLNLRGTRVTPSTVSSVISSCPGLLYLNLESCRCLPRGLKRAYRGLEEVQWCLEQLLTSPLPS; encoded by the exons ATGGCTGCCCCGGCCTCCCGGCAGGTCCGGCGCAGAGCTCGGGCAGCGCCGCGGGCCCGCTCGGCCGAGGACTGGTGGTGGGACCGGCTGGCGCCGAGCGGCTCGGGGTACCACCTGCTTCCGTCCGACAGCATGCTGCTGGTGCTGTCCGAACCCGGACCCGCCCGGACCCGCGCACAGCGGCGCGCTGTCCGCCGCACTCCCCGGCAGCCGACCCCGGGCCACGCCGCGGCCAAGCCCAAGGCCACGCTCAGGCCCGACCCGGCGCCCTCGCCCGTACCCGCGCCCACGCCCGAGGAAGGGCCCGACGCGGGCTGGGGAGACCGCATTCCCTTGGAAATCCTGGTGCAGATTTTCGGGTTGTTGGTGGCGGCGGACGGGCCCATGCCCTTCCTCGGCAG GGCTGCGCGCGTGTGCCGCCGCTGGCAGGAGGCCGCTTCCCAACCCGCACTCTGGCACACCGTGACCCTGTCGTCCCCGCTGGCCGGCCGGCCTGCCAAGGGCAGGGTCAAGGCAGAGAAGAAGCTCCTTGCTTCCCTGGAGTGGCTTATGCCTAATCG GTTTTCACAGCTCCAGAGGCTGACCCTCATCCACTGGAAGTCTCAGGTATACCCCGTGCTGAAG CTGGTAGGCGAGTCCTGTCCTCGGCTCACTTTCCTAAAGCTCTCCGGCTGCCACGGTGTGACTGCTGATGCTCTGGTCATGCTAGCCAAAGCCTGCTGCCAGCTCCATAGCCTGGACCTACAGCACTCCATG GTGGAGTCCACAGCTGTGGTGAGCTTCTTGGAGGAGGCAGGGTCCCGAATGCGCAAGTTGTGGCTGACTTACAGCTCCCAGACGACAGCCATCCTGGGTGCACTGCTG GGCAGCTGCTGCCCCCAGCTCCAGGTCCTGGAG GTGCTGCGGCTGCTGAACCTGATGTGGCTGCCCAAGCCTCTGGGACGAGGGGTGGCTCCCGGACCAGGTTTCCCCAGCCTGGAGGAACTCTGCCTGGCAAGCTCAACCTGCAACTTTGTGAGCAACGAGGTCCTGGGCCGCCTACTCCACCGCTCTCCCAACTTGCGCTTACTGGATCTTCGTGGCTGTGCGCGCATTACGCCGGCTGGCCTTCAGGATCTGCCGTGTCGGG AGCTGGAGCAGCTGCATCTGGGCCTGTATGGCACGTCAGACCGGCTGACTCTAGCCAAGGAGGGCAGCCCCTTGTTGACTCAGAAGTGGTGCCATACACTGCGAGAACTGGACTTGAGCGGCCAGGGTTTCAGTGAGAAGGACCTGGAGCAGGCCCTGGCTGCCTTCTTAAGCACCCCTGGGGGCTCACACCCAGCCCTGTGCTCTCTTAACCTCAGGGGCACCCGGGTCACACCCAGCACAGTCAG CTCTGTGATCAGCAGCTGCCCAGGCCTGCTCTACCTCAACCTGGAGTCCTGCCGCTGCCTTCCCCGGGGTCTGAAGCGGGCCTACCGGGGCCTGGAGGAAGTCCAGTGGTGTCTGGAGCAGCTGCTCACCAGCCCCTTGCCCAGCTAG
- the TMEM249 gene encoding transmembrane protein 249 isoform X2 — translation MLLFVVCVVLVSLGSLREVQKQETWVFLAYGVGVGLWLVISSLPRRRLVLNHTRGVYHFSIQGRTVCQGPLHLVYVRLALNSDGDWPGGWARDGEAAWEVRGAVRPADPLSPQPTEGASSSWSSAATGWSRWCWCSCRSATSKWNTWAVTSPGNSTSTTSTTWPPPTGTWFATGHPLAPVP, via the exons ATGCTGCTCTTTGTCGTCTGCGTGGTCCTGGTCAGCTTGGGCTCCCTGAGAGAG GTACAGAAGCAGGAGACCTGGGTCTTCCTCGCGTACGGCGTGGGCGTGGGCCTGTGGCTCGTGATCTCGTCGCTGCCGCGGCGCCGCCTGGTGCTGAACCACACGCGCGGCGTGTACCACTTCTCCATCCAGGGCCGCACCGTGTGCCAGGGCCCCTTGCACCTGGTCTACGTGCGCCTGGCCCTCAACTCCGACGGTGACTGGCCGGGAGGGTGGGCCAGGGACGGGGAGGCCGCTTGGGAGGTCAGAGGGGCGGTCAGGCCGGCTGATCCACTCTCCCCGCAGCCTACGGAAGGTGCTTCTTCCAGCTGGTCCTCGGCGGCCACAGGTTGGAGCCGCTGGTGCTGGTGCAGCTGTCGGAGCGCTACGAG CAAATGGAATACTTGGGCCGTTACATCGCCCGGAAACTCAACATCAACTACTTCGACTACCTGGCCACCTCCTACCGGCACGTGGTTCGCCACTGGCCACCCCCTAGCGCCGGTACCGTGA
- the TMEM249 gene encoding transmembrane protein 249 isoform X3, giving the protein MLLFVVCVVLVSLGSLREVQKQETWVFLAYGVGVGLWLVISSLPRRRLVLNHTRGVYHFSIQGRTVCQGPLHLVYVRLALNSDAYGRCFFQLVLGGHRLEPLVLVQLSERYEQMEYLGRYIARKLNINYFDYLATSYRHVVRHWPPPSAGTVMRKNPAGHKPSSSQSNLEV; this is encoded by the exons ATGCTGCTCTTTGTCGTCTGCGTGGTCCTGGTCAGCTTGGGCTCCCTGAGAGAG GTACAGAAGCAGGAGACCTGGGTCTTCCTCGCGTACGGCGTGGGCGTGGGCCTGTGGCTCGTGATCTCGTCGCTGCCGCGGCGCCGCCTGGTGCTGAACCACACGCGCGGCGTGTACCACTTCTCCATCCAGGGCCGCACCGTGTGCCAGGGCCCCTTGCACCTGGTCTACGTGCGCCTGGCCCTCAACTCCGACG CCTACGGAAGGTGCTTCTTCCAGCTGGTCCTCGGCGGCCACAGGTTGGAGCCGCTGGTGCTGGTGCAGCTGTCGGAGCGCTACGAG CAAATGGAATACTTGGGCCGTTACATCGCCCGGAAACTCAACATCAACTACTTCGACTACCTGGCCACCTCCTACCGGCACGTGGTTCGCCACTGGCCACCCCCTAGCGCCGGTACCGTGATGCGTAAGAACCCCGCGGGTCACAAGCCCAGCTCCTCTCAGTCCAACCTGGAGGTGTGA
- the FBXL6 gene encoding F-box/LRR-repeat protein 6 isoform X3, which yields MAAPASRQVRRRARAAPRARSAEDWWWDRLAPSGSGYHLLPSDSMLLVLSEPGPARTRAQRRAVRRTPRQPTPGHAAAKPKATLRPDPAPSPVPAPTPEEGPDAGWGDRIPLEILVQIFGLLVAADGPMPFLGRAARVCRRWQEAASQPALWHTVTLSSPLAGRPAKGRVKAEKKLLASLEWLMPNRFSQLQRLTLIHWKSQVYPVLKLVGESCPRLTFLKLSGCHGVTADALVMLAKACCQLHSLDLQHSMVESTAVVSFLEEAGSRMRKLWLTYSSQTTAILGALLGSCCPQLQVLRLLNLMWLPKPLGRGVAPGPGFPSLEELCLASSTCNFVSNEVLGRLLHRSPNLRLLDLRGCARITPAGLQDLPCRELEQLHLGLYGTSDRLTLAKEGSPLLTQKWCHTLRELDLSGQGFSEKDLEQALAAFLSTPGGSHPALCSLNLRGTRVTPSTVSSVISSCPGLLYLNLESCRCLPRGLKRAYRGLEEVQWCLEQLLTSPLPS from the exons ATGGCTGCCCCGGCCTCCCGGCAGGTCCGGCGCAGAGCTCGGGCAGCGCCGCGGGCCCGCTCGGCCGAGGACTGGTGGTGGGACCGGCTGGCGCCGAGCGGCTCGGGGTACCACCTGCTTCCGTCCGACAGCATGCTGCTGGTGCTGTCCGAACCCGGACCCGCCCGGACCCGCGCACAGCGGCGCGCTGTCCGCCGCACTCCCCGGCAGCCGACCCCGGGCCACGCCGCGGCCAAGCCCAAGGCCACGCTCAGGCCCGACCCGGCGCCCTCGCCCGTACCCGCGCCCACGCCCGAGGAAGGGCCCGACGCGGGCTGGGGAGACCGCATTCCCTTGGAAATCCTGGTGCAGATTTTCGGGTTGTTGGTGGCGGCGGACGGGCCCATGCCCTTCCTCGGCAG GGCTGCGCGCGTGTGCCGCCGCTGGCAGGAGGCCGCTTCCCAACCCGCACTCTGGCACACCGTGACCCTGTCGTCCCCGCTGGCCGGCCGGCCTGCCAAGGGCAGGGTCAAGGCAGAGAAGAAGCTCCTTGCTTCCCTGGAGTGGCTTATGCCTAATCG GTTTTCACAGCTCCAGAGGCTGACCCTCATCCACTGGAAGTCTCAGGTATACCCCGTGCTGAAG CTGGTAGGCGAGTCCTGTCCTCGGCTCACTTTCCTAAAGCTCTCCGGCTGCCACGGTGTGACTGCTGATGCTCTGGTCATGCTAGCCAAAGCCTGCTGCCAGCTCCATAGCCTGGACCTACAGCACTCCATG GTGGAGTCCACAGCTGTGGTGAGCTTCTTGGAGGAGGCAGGGTCCCGAATGCGCAAGTTGTGGCTGACTTACAGCTCCCAGACGACAGCCATCCTGGGTGCACTGCTG GGCAGCTGCTGCCCCCAGCTCCAG GTGCTGCGGCTGCTGAACCTGATGTGGCTGCCCAAGCCTCTGGGACGAGGGGTGGCTCCCGGACCAGGTTTCCCCAGCCTGGAGGAACTCTGCCTGGCAAGCTCAACCTGCAACTTTGTGAGCAACGAGGTCCTGGGCCGCCTACTCCACCGCTCTCCCAACTTGCGCTTACTGGATCTTCGTGGCTGTGCGCGCATTACGCCGGCTGGCCTTCAGGATCTGCCGTGTCGGG AGCTGGAGCAGCTGCATCTGGGCCTGTATGGCACGTCAGACCGGCTGACTCTAGCCAAGGAGGGCAGCCCCTTGTTGACTCAGAAGTGGTGCCATACACTGCGAGAACTGGACTTGAGCGGCCAGGGTTTCAGTGAGAAGGACCTGGAGCAGGCCCTGGCTGCCTTCTTAAGCACCCCTGGGGGCTCACACCCAGCCCTGTGCTCTCTTAACCTCAGGGGCACCCGGGTCACACCCAGCACAGTCAG CTCTGTGATCAGCAGCTGCCCAGGCCTGCTCTACCTCAACCTGGAGTCCTGCCGCTGCCTTCCCCGGGGTCTGAAGCGGGCCTACCGGGGCCTGGAGGAAGTCCAGTGGTGTCTGGAGCAGCTGCTCACCAGCCCCTTGCCCAGCTAG
- the TMEM249 gene encoding transmembrane protein 249 isoform X1: MRRAAPSVRARVLLGHAVEGDAALCRLRGPGQLGLPERGVSPWARPPSPSSPKGRPRAAQHRRCLRRPQVQKQETWVFLAYGVGVGLWLVISSLPRRRLVLNHTRGVYHFSIQGRTVCQGPLHLVYVRLALNSDAYGRCFFQLVLGGHRLEPLVLVQLSERYEQMEYLGRYIARKLNINYFDYLATSYRHVVRHWPPPSAGTVMRKNPAGHKPSSSQSNLEV, translated from the exons ATGCGCCGCGCCGCCCCCAGTGTTCGTGCTCGAGTACTACTTGGACACGCTGTGGAAGGGGATGCTGCTCTTTGTCGTCTGCGTGGTCCTGGTCAGCTTGGGCTCCCTGAGAGAGGTGTGAGCCCCTGGGCCCGACCCCCATCGCCCTCCTCCCCCAAGGGCCGGCCTCGCGCAGCTCAGCACAGACGCTGCCTGCGGCGCCCGCAGGTACAGAAGCAGGAGACCTGGGTCTTCCTCGCGTACGGCGTGGGCGTGGGCCTGTGGCTCGTGATCTCGTCGCTGCCGCGGCGCCGCCTGGTGCTGAACCACACGCGCGGCGTGTACCACTTCTCCATCCAGGGCCGCACCGTGTGCCAGGGCCCCTTGCACCTGGTCTACGTGCGCCTGGCCCTCAACTCCGACG CCTACGGAAGGTGCTTCTTCCAGCTGGTCCTCGGCGGCCACAGGTTGGAGCCGCTGGTGCTGGTGCAGCTGTCGGAGCGCTACGAG CAAATGGAATACTTGGGCCGTTACATCGCCCGGAAACTCAACATCAACTACTTCGACTACCTGGCCACCTCCTACCGGCACGTGGTTCGCCACTGGCCACCCCCTAGCGCCGGTACCGTGATGCGTAAGAACCCCGCGGGTCACAAGCCCAGCTCCTCTCAGTCCAACCTGGAGGTGTGA
- the FBXL6 gene encoding F-box/LRR-repeat protein 6 isoform X1, with protein MAAPASRQVRRRARAAPRARSAEDWWWDRLAPSGSGYHLLPSDSMLLVLSEPGPARTRAQRRAVRRTPRQPTPGHAAAKPKATLRPDPAPSPVPAPTPEEGPDAGWGDRIPLEILVQIFGLLVAADGPMPFLGRAARVCRRWQEAASQPALWHTVTLSSPLAGRPAKGRVKAEKKLLASLEWLMPNRFSQLQRLTLIHWKSQVYPVLKLVGESCPRLTFLKLSGCHGVTADALVMLAKACCQLHSLDLQHSMVESTAVVSFLEEAGSRMRKLWLTYSSQTTAILGALLGSCCPQLQVLEVSTGINRNSIPLQLPVEALQKGCPQLQVLRLLNLMWLPKPLGRGVAPGPGFPSLEELCLASSTCNFVSNEVLGRLLHRSPNLRLLDLRGCARITPAGLQDLPCRELEQLHLGLYGTSDRLTLAKEGSPLLTQKWCHTLRELDLSGQGFSEKDLEQALAAFLSTPGGSHPALCSLNLRGTRVTPSTVSSVISSCPGLLYLNLESCRCLPRGLKRAYRGLEEVQWCLEQLLTSPLPS; from the exons ATGGCTGCCCCGGCCTCCCGGCAGGTCCGGCGCAGAGCTCGGGCAGCGCCGCGGGCCCGCTCGGCCGAGGACTGGTGGTGGGACCGGCTGGCGCCGAGCGGCTCGGGGTACCACCTGCTTCCGTCCGACAGCATGCTGCTGGTGCTGTCCGAACCCGGACCCGCCCGGACCCGCGCACAGCGGCGCGCTGTCCGCCGCACTCCCCGGCAGCCGACCCCGGGCCACGCCGCGGCCAAGCCCAAGGCCACGCTCAGGCCCGACCCGGCGCCCTCGCCCGTACCCGCGCCCACGCCCGAGGAAGGGCCCGACGCGGGCTGGGGAGACCGCATTCCCTTGGAAATCCTGGTGCAGATTTTCGGGTTGTTGGTGGCGGCGGACGGGCCCATGCCCTTCCTCGGCAG GGCTGCGCGCGTGTGCCGCCGCTGGCAGGAGGCCGCTTCCCAACCCGCACTCTGGCACACCGTGACCCTGTCGTCCCCGCTGGCCGGCCGGCCTGCCAAGGGCAGGGTCAAGGCAGAGAAGAAGCTCCTTGCTTCCCTGGAGTGGCTTATGCCTAATCG GTTTTCACAGCTCCAGAGGCTGACCCTCATCCACTGGAAGTCTCAGGTATACCCCGTGCTGAAG CTGGTAGGCGAGTCCTGTCCTCGGCTCACTTTCCTAAAGCTCTCCGGCTGCCACGGTGTGACTGCTGATGCTCTGGTCATGCTAGCCAAAGCCTGCTGCCAGCTCCATAGCCTGGACCTACAGCACTCCATG GTGGAGTCCACAGCTGTGGTGAGCTTCTTGGAGGAGGCAGGGTCCCGAATGCGCAAGTTGTGGCTGACTTACAGCTCCCAGACGACAGCCATCCTGGGTGCACTGCTG GGCAGCTGCTGCCCCCAGCTCCAGGTCCTGGAGGTGAGCACCGGCATCAACCGTAACAGCATTCCCCTTCAGCTGCCTGTTGAGGCTCTGCAGAAAGGCTGCCCCCAGCTCCAG GTGCTGCGGCTGCTGAACCTGATGTGGCTGCCCAAGCCTCTGGGACGAGGGGTGGCTCCCGGACCAGGTTTCCCCAGCCTGGAGGAACTCTGCCTGGCAAGCTCAACCTGCAACTTTGTGAGCAACGAGGTCCTGGGCCGCCTACTCCACCGCTCTCCCAACTTGCGCTTACTGGATCTTCGTGGCTGTGCGCGCATTACGCCGGCTGGCCTTCAGGATCTGCCGTGTCGGG AGCTGGAGCAGCTGCATCTGGGCCTGTATGGCACGTCAGACCGGCTGACTCTAGCCAAGGAGGGCAGCCCCTTGTTGACTCAGAAGTGGTGCCATACACTGCGAGAACTGGACTTGAGCGGCCAGGGTTTCAGTGAGAAGGACCTGGAGCAGGCCCTGGCTGCCTTCTTAAGCACCCCTGGGGGCTCACACCCAGCCCTGTGCTCTCTTAACCTCAGGGGCACCCGGGTCACACCCAGCACAGTCAG CTCTGTGATCAGCAGCTGCCCAGGCCTGCTCTACCTCAACCTGGAGTCCTGCCGCTGCCTTCCCCGGGGTCTGAAGCGGGCCTACCGGGGCCTGGAGGAAGTCCAGTGGTGTCTGGAGCAGCTGCTCACCAGCCCCTTGCCCAGCTAG